The Capra hircus breed San Clemente chromosome 25, ASM170441v1, whole genome shotgun sequence genome has a window encoding:
- the PIGQ gene encoding phosphatidylinositol N-acetylglucosaminyltransferase subunit Q isoform X2, producing MVLKAFFPTCCTSADSGLLVGRWVPEQSSAVVLAVVHFPFIPVQVKELLAQVQQASQVSVAVLGTWCHRRQETEESLGHFLEGLGALFSHEPWLQLCRERGSKSWSCKATRRQGPAPLAPVCEDQVMLVFYDQRKVLLSRLHPPAALPERQAGDATASAGGLAAVFDTVARSEVLFQSDRFDEGPVRLTHWQSEGVEASILVELAKRAAGPICLLLACLLSLISAASACRVLRPWPLSFIWSKLSTCEQLRHRLDQLTLVVSTHRAGGPTQLMRKANTLVSVLLDMALGLLLLSWLHRKDRFAQLAEALVPVADRVAEELQHLLQWLMGAPAGLKMNRALDQVLGRFFLYHIHLWISYIHLMSPFIEHILWHLGLSACLGLTVALSILSDIVSLLTFHIYCFYVYGARLYCLKIHGLSSLWRLFRGKKWNVLRQRVDSCSYDLDQLFIGTLLFTILIFLLPTTALYYLVFTLLRLLVVTVQGLVHLLVDLINSLPLYSLGLRLCRPYRLAAGVKFRVLEREAGRPLRLLMQINPLPFGHVVRIYRLPSCGCHPKHSWGSLCRKLFFGELIYPWRQRGDKQD from the exons ATGGTGCTCAAGGCCTTCTTCCCCACGTGCTGCACCTCGGCGGACAGCGGCCTCCTGGTGGGACGGTGGGTCCCGGAGCAGAGCAGTGCTGTGGTTCTGGCTGTGGTGCACTTTCCCTTCATCCCCGTCCAGGTCAAGGAGCTCCTGGCCCAGGTACAGCAGGCCAGCCAGGTGAGCGTGGCCGTGCTGGGCACCTGGTGCCACCGCCGGCAGGAGACGGAGGAGAGCCTGGGCCACTTCCTGGAGGGCCTGGGTGCCCTCTTCTCCCACGAGCCCTGGCTGCAGCTGTGTCGAGAGAGGGGCAGCAAGTCCTGGAGCTGCAAGGCCACCCGGCGGCAGGGGCCCGCACCTCTCGCCCCCGTCTGCGAGGACCAGGTCATGCTCGTCTTCTACGACCAGCGCAAGGTGCTGCTGTCACGGCTGCACCCGCCCGCGGCCCTGCCTGAGCGCCAGGCCGGGGATGCCACAGCCAGCGCGGGCGGCCTAGCTGCCGTCTTTGACACAGTGGCGCGGAGTGAGGTGCTCTTCCAAAGTGACCGGTTCGATGAGGGCCCCGTGCGGCTGACGCACTGGCAATCGGAGGGTGTGGAGGCCAGCATCCTTGTGGAGCTGGCCAAGCGCGCAGCGGGGCCCATCTGCCTGCTGCTGGCCTGTCTGCTGTCACTGATCTCCGCTGCCAGCGCCTGTCG GGTGTTGCGGCCGTGGCCGCTGTCCTTCATCTGGAGCAAGCTGTCCACCTGCGAGCAGCTCAGGCACCGGCTGGACCAGCTCACGCTCGTCGTCAGCACCCACAGGGCCGGGGGCCCCACCCAGCTGATGAG GAAGGCCAACACTCTGGTCTCCGTGCTGCTCGACAtggccctgggcctcctgctgCTGTCCTGGCTGCACAGGAAGGACCGCTTCGCTCAGCTGGCTGAGGCACTCGTCCCCGTGGCCGAC CGTGTGGCCGAGGAGCTCCAGCATCTGCTGCAGTGGTTGATGGGCGCGCCCGCCGGGCTCAAGATGAACCGGGCGCTGGACCAGGTGCTGGGCCGCTTCTTCCTGTACCACATCCACCTGTGGATCA GCTACATCCACCTCATGTCCCCCTTCATCGAGCACATCCTGTGGCACTTGGGTCTCTCGGCCTGCCTGGGCTTGACAGTCGCCCTGTCCATCCTGTCGGACATCGTCTCCCTTCTCACCTTCCACATCTACTGCTTCTACGTCTACGGCGCCAG GCTCTACTGCCTGAAGATCCACGGCCTGTCCTCGCTGTGGCGCCTGTTCCGAGGGAAGAAATGGAACGTCCTGCGCCAGCGTGTGGACTCCTGCTCCTACGACCTGGACCAG CTGTTCATCGGGACCTTGCTCTTCACCATCCTGATTTTCCTACTGCCCACCACAGCCCTGTACTACCTGGTGTTCACCCTG CTCCGGCTCCTGGTGGTCACTGTGCAGGGCCTGGTCCATCTGCTCGTGGACCTCATCAACTCGCTGCCGCTGTACTCGCTTGGCCTGCGGCTGTGCCGGCCCTACAGGCTTGCGG CCGGCGTGAAATTCCGGGTCCTGGAGCGTGAGGCCGGCCGGCCCCTGCGCCTCCTGATGCAG
- the PIGQ gene encoding phosphatidylinositol N-acetylglucosaminyltransferase subunit Q isoform X1, whose protein sequence is MVLKAFFPTCCTSADSGLLVGRWVPEQSSAVVLAVVHFPFIPVQVKELLAQVQQASQVSVAVLGTWCHRRQETEESLGHFLEGLGALFSHEPWLQLCRERGSKSWSCKATRRQGPAPLAPVCEDQVMLVFYDQRKVLLSRLHPPAALPERQAGDATASAGGLAAVFDTVARSEVLFQSDRFDEGPVRLTHWQSEGVEASILVELAKRAAGPICLLLACLLSLISAASACRVLRPWPLSFIWSKLSTCEQLRHRLDQLTLVVSTHRAGGPTQLMRKANTLVSVLLDMALGLLLLSWLHRKDRFAQLAEALVPVADRVAEELQHLLQWLMGAPAGLKMNRALDQVLGRFFLYHIHLWISYIHLMSPFIEHILWHLGLSACLGLTVALSILSDIVSLLTFHIYCFYVYGARLYCLKIHGLSSLWRLFRGKKWNVLRQRVDSCSYDLDQVPAPSSQPSACAGPCSGSGITRGSLAPAPQAPGVQGAARGRVYTGPQRGRTRRRQGQTLVREASGQQALELFIGTLLFTILIFLLPTTALYYLVFTLLRLLVVTVQGLVHLLVDLINSLPLYSLGLRLCRPYRLAAGVKFRVLEREAGRPLRLLMQINPLPFGHVVRIYRLPSCGCHPKHSWGSLCRKLFFGELIYPWRQRGDKQD, encoded by the exons ATGGTGCTCAAGGCCTTCTTCCCCACGTGCTGCACCTCGGCGGACAGCGGCCTCCTGGTGGGACGGTGGGTCCCGGAGCAGAGCAGTGCTGTGGTTCTGGCTGTGGTGCACTTTCCCTTCATCCCCGTCCAGGTCAAGGAGCTCCTGGCCCAGGTACAGCAGGCCAGCCAGGTGAGCGTGGCCGTGCTGGGCACCTGGTGCCACCGCCGGCAGGAGACGGAGGAGAGCCTGGGCCACTTCCTGGAGGGCCTGGGTGCCCTCTTCTCCCACGAGCCCTGGCTGCAGCTGTGTCGAGAGAGGGGCAGCAAGTCCTGGAGCTGCAAGGCCACCCGGCGGCAGGGGCCCGCACCTCTCGCCCCCGTCTGCGAGGACCAGGTCATGCTCGTCTTCTACGACCAGCGCAAGGTGCTGCTGTCACGGCTGCACCCGCCCGCGGCCCTGCCTGAGCGCCAGGCCGGGGATGCCACAGCCAGCGCGGGCGGCCTAGCTGCCGTCTTTGACACAGTGGCGCGGAGTGAGGTGCTCTTCCAAAGTGACCGGTTCGATGAGGGCCCCGTGCGGCTGACGCACTGGCAATCGGAGGGTGTGGAGGCCAGCATCCTTGTGGAGCTGGCCAAGCGCGCAGCGGGGCCCATCTGCCTGCTGCTGGCCTGTCTGCTGTCACTGATCTCCGCTGCCAGCGCCTGTCG GGTGTTGCGGCCGTGGCCGCTGTCCTTCATCTGGAGCAAGCTGTCCACCTGCGAGCAGCTCAGGCACCGGCTGGACCAGCTCACGCTCGTCGTCAGCACCCACAGGGCCGGGGGCCCCACCCAGCTGATGAG GAAGGCCAACACTCTGGTCTCCGTGCTGCTCGACAtggccctgggcctcctgctgCTGTCCTGGCTGCACAGGAAGGACCGCTTCGCTCAGCTGGCTGAGGCACTCGTCCCCGTGGCCGAC CGTGTGGCCGAGGAGCTCCAGCATCTGCTGCAGTGGTTGATGGGCGCGCCCGCCGGGCTCAAGATGAACCGGGCGCTGGACCAGGTGCTGGGCCGCTTCTTCCTGTACCACATCCACCTGTGGATCA GCTACATCCACCTCATGTCCCCCTTCATCGAGCACATCCTGTGGCACTTGGGTCTCTCGGCCTGCCTGGGCTTGACAGTCGCCCTGTCCATCCTGTCGGACATCGTCTCCCTTCTCACCTTCCACATCTACTGCTTCTACGTCTACGGCGCCAG GCTCTACTGCCTGAAGATCCACGGCCTGTCCTCGCTGTGGCGCCTGTTCCGAGGGAAGAAATGGAACGTCCTGCGCCAGCGTGTGGACTCCTGCTCCTACGACCTGGACCAGGTACCAGCTCCGTCCAGCCAGCCTTCGGCCTGCGCCGGCCCGTGCAGTGGCTCGGGCATCACAAGGGGCAGCCTCGCTCCTGCTCCGCAGGCCCCGGGGGTGCAGGGAGCTGCAAGGGGCAGGGTGTACACGGGGCCACAACGGGGCAGAACTCGCCGCAGGCAGGGACAGACCCTGGTCCGGGAGGCTTCAGGGCAGCAGGCGCTGGAG CTGTTCATCGGGACCTTGCTCTTCACCATCCTGATTTTCCTACTGCCCACCACAGCCCTGTACTACCTGGTGTTCACCCTG CTCCGGCTCCTGGTGGTCACTGTGCAGGGCCTGGTCCATCTGCTCGTGGACCTCATCAACTCGCTGCCGCTGTACTCGCTTGGCCTGCGGCTGTGCCGGCCCTACAGGCTTGCGG CCGGCGTGAAATTCCGGGTCCTGGAGCGTGAGGCCGGCCGGCCCCTGCGCCTCCTGATGCAG